The genome window CGTCGCCGCCGACGCCGAGCGCCTGCCGTTCAAGGACGCCGCCTTCGATAAGGTTGTCTGCACGGAGGTGCTCGAACACATACCGGATGACAGGGCGGGCATCGCCGAGCTGGTGCGGGTGCTCAAGCCGGGGGCGTTGATCGCCGTCAGCGTGCCGAACTACATCCCGGAGGTGGTCTTCTGGACGATATCCTGGGGATACTGGCACTCTCCCGGCGGCCACATCCGCATCTACAAGCCGCACCAGATGGCGCGCATGCTGGGCGAAAGCGGGCTCGAGCTGTACGCGGAGAGGTTGCGCCACGCCATCCAGGCTGCCTACTGGTTCATCCGCTGCACGTTCGGCATCGATAACGAGGATTTCCCCATCACCAGGTACTTCCAGAAGTTCGTCCAGTGGCACTACCGGCGCAGGGTTCGCCTCCTCGAAAACCTGGAAGCGCTGGCAAACCCCGTCCTGGGCAAGGACCGTATCCTCTATGCCCGAAAACCGCCTTCTTGACAGCCGTCTGCCCGCGAAGGGCGCCCACCGTCCGGAGGCCCCCACCTACCGCTACCGCGACGGCGCCCGCGGCGCCGCGCACCCACGCCTGCTCACCGTCGATTTCGGTCTGCTGCGGCTCACGCCGGGCGACCGTGTACTCGATGTCGGCTGCGGCACCGGACGCCACGTTGTCGATGCGTGCCGCCGCCCCTGCTACGTCGTCGGCGTCGACCGTGACCCCGAAGAGCTGCTCTTCTGCAAGGGCTACCTTTACTGTCTGATATGCGACGGCGAGATGCGGGCGAAGGCGAACCTCCTCGTCGGCGACGGCGACAGACTGCCGTTCGCCGACGCCTCGTTCGACCGCGTAATATGCACCGAGGTGCTGGAGCACGTGCCCGACGACGCGCTCGTCGCGCGGGAGCTGGCGCGTGTCCTGCGGCCCGGTGGGACCATGGCGGTCAGCGTGCCTGCCTACGCCGCCGAGACGCTGTACTGGCGGCTGCTTTCGTTGCGGGGGCTGTCGATGAAAGAGCACCTGCGAGTCTACAGCGGGCGGCGTCTGAGCGCCTTGCTGAAGAGCGAGGGCCTCTTGCCATACGCCCGTCGCAGCCGTCATTCTCTGGAGAGCCTCTACTGGCTGTTCTCGTTCGCTGTTGGGGAAGGCGCCTCCGAGAGCCGGATTCCCTCCGCGTGGGAGCACTTCGTTGAGCGAAAGACGCGGGAGGACTCGCAAGCGCTCCGATTCGTCGAGCGCATCGGTGACCGCGTCCTGCCGAAGAGCTTCGTAATGTACGCGTCGAAGCCGCCCGCCGGATATGACGCATCGGCAAAGGAGAGTCGAGTCGTCCGTTGAGCAAAAGCCATGCCCGATAACATCGTCACCGTTGACCTGCGGCGCCATCTTCCGCTGGAAACGGGCGATCTCGTGCTCGACGTCGGATGTGGGCCGGGCCGCCACACAAGCGAGATCTGCCTCTGGGACTGCCGCCTTCTGGGCATCGACGTTAACCGCCAGGACCTGCGGGTCGCGCGCTACCTCCTCGCCTACAAGCGGTGGGCGCATGAGGCCGTGGGTACGGGCGATTTCGTGCAGGCCGACGCCCAGCGCCTGCCGCTCAAGGACGGCCTCTTCGACAAGATCGTATGCACGGAGGTGCTGGAGCACGTCCCCGACGACCTCGCGGTCGTGCGCGAGCTGGCGCGCGTGCTGAAGCCGGGCGGTCTCCTCGCCGTCAGCGTGCCGAGCTACTGGCCGGAGACCGTCTACTCCGCGCTGTCGGCGGCCTACCGGCCTTCCGTGGGCCACGTCCGAATCTATCGACAGGGGGTAGTGGAGAAGATGCTCAGGGAGGCAGGACTCGAAGTGTACGCGCAGAGGCTGCGGCACTCGGTGCAGGCCCTGTACTACTTCATCCTCTGCGCGTTCGGCGTCGAGAACGAGAGCTTCCCCATCACGCGCTTCTTCGGCAAGCTGGTCGACCTGCACTACGGGCTGCGGGCGCGGCCCCTGGAACGGCTCGAGGCGGCGCTTAACCTTGTGCTGGGCAAGGAGCGCGTCTTCTACGGGCGGAAACCGGCCGCGACGCCCGCATCTACAACCGAGGGGGACGCGGGTTGAGGGTCGCGCTCATCGTCTACCAGGGAAGCATGTCGTCGGGCGGACAGGGGGTGTTTGCGCACTACCTGAGCCGCGAGCTGACGCGCCTCGGCCATGAGGTGCACGTCATCGCCGGCAGGCCGTTCCCGAAGGTGGAAGCGGGGGTCAGGTTTCACGGCCTTAAGACGTACCGCGGGTGGGACTTCTGGCACGACGCCGAGGAGTACCGTTACCGCACGAACCCCCTTCTTTTCTTCCACCCCTTCAATTTCTACGAGTTCGCCGCGACCCGCATCTCGCTCGGCTCGTTGCTGTTCACCTTCAGCATGCGCGCGTATTTGAAGCTGCACGAGCTGCACCAGGAAACGCCGTTCGACATCGTCCACGACAACCAGACCCTCAGCTACGGCATCCTCCTCATGAAGAAGAAGGGGCTGCCGGTTGTCGCCAGCATTCACCATCCCCTGACGATAGACCGCCGCAACCGGGTCGCCCAGGCGAAGGGGCCGCACGTGAAGGCGCAGGCGTACCTCTGGTTCCCCTGGGTAATGCAGGAGTTCGTCGCCCGGCGCATCGACCGCGTGCTGACGTGCTCGCACAACTCCGCGGCGTCAATACAGAACGACCTCCATCTGCCGCCGGAGAGCCTTACCGTCATCCACTACGGGGCCGACGTCGACACGTTCCGTCCGTTGGAAGACGTCGAGAAGGAGCCGGCCAGCATCCTGTTCGTCGGCGACTCGGAGGACCGCAACAAGGGGGCGCGCTACCTGCTGGAGGCGCTGCATCCCCTGCGGCACCGCCTCCCGTTTCACCTGCGGTTCCTCGATCACCGTCCCGCCGATCAGCTCAAGCTGGTGCAGGCGCTGAAAGACAGGTACCATCTCGATAAGAACATAAGCGTGCTGCCGTACGTCGACACACAGGAGCTGGTGCGGCTCTACTGCCGCTCGCAGGTGGTGGCCTGCCCCTCGCTGTACGAGGGCTTCGGGCTGCCTGCGGTGGAGGCGATGGCCTGCGGCGTGCCTGTCGTCGCTACGAGCGCCGGCGCGCTGTCGGAGATAATCGAGGACGGCGTGACGGGCATCCTCGTCCCGCCCGGCGACCCCGACGCGCTGGGGGAGGCGCTCCGCCGCCTGCTATCCGACCCCGCGCTCTGCCGGCGGATGGGAGAGGCGGGGCGGCAGCGCGCCGTCGAGCGCTTCACCTGGCGTCTCACGGCGCAGCGAACGGCGCAGGTGTACGAAGAGGTGTTGGGAAGGCGATGAGGATCTGTTATCTGCTGCACCAGGGGAACATGCACTCGGGCGGCCAGGGCGTGTACCTTTGCCACGTCACGCGCGAGATGGCGGCCCTGGGGCACGAGGCGCACGTCATCGTCGGGCCGCCGCGGCCGGACACGGCGCCCGGCGTGACCGTCGATGAGCTCGAGACGTTCAGTCTGTTCGAGGTGGCGGGCACGCTCAAATTCGTCGATTTCTTCCACAGCCGCCACCCGCGCGAGTTCCTGCGACCGGTCAACTTCTACGAGCTCGGCACCACACGGTTCGGCATGTTCTCCAACATGTCGGCGTTCAGCCTCCGCGCCTACGACCGTCTGCGCCGCGTCCAGCCCGAGCGCCGCTTCGATATCGTCCACGACGTGCAGGTGCTGGGCTACGGCACGTTGCTCATAAAGCTCTCGGGGATGCCTGTCGTCGCCAACATCCATCATCCGCTGGCGGTGGACCGCCACAATGCGGTGATGCAGGCGAGGACGGTGCGGGAGAAGCTGCGCTGGATCGTCTTCTACCCGTTCATCATGCAGCACCTCGTCATGCGCCGCGTCGACAAGATCATCACCGGCTCCCACAACTCCGCGCTGTCGATTCAGAAGACCTTCTCGGCGCCGGCGTCGCACATCGAGGTGATCCACGACGGGGTCGACATCGACACGTTCCGTCCGCTGGAGGGGGTCGAGAAGGAGCCGAACAGCATCCTCTTCGTGGGGAATTCGGAGGACCGTAACAAGGGGGCGCGCTACCTGCTGGAAGCGCTGCACCTGCTGAGCGACCGGCCGGACATCCGGCTGACGTTCGTCGACAATCCGAAGGGCGCGCTGAAGATGGTGCCCACGCTCGTCCGGCGCTGGGGCCTGGGCACGCGCGTGACCTTCACGGGCCGCGTTCCGACCGACGAGCTGGTGCGGCTGTACAACCGGGCGGAGATACTGGTGTCGCCTTCGGTCTACGAGGGGTTCGGGCTGCCGGCGGCGGAGGCGATGGCCTGCGGCACGCCCGTCATCGCCACGACGGCGGGGGCGTTTCCCGAGGTGGTAGCGCACGATGAGACGGGATGGCTGGTGCCGCCCGGCGACGCGCAGGCGCTCGCGGACGCCATCCGGCGCATGATGTCGGACCCTGAGTTGAGGGCGCGATTCGGGGAAGCGGGAAGGCGGCGCATACAGGAGCGCTTCACGTGGCGCGAGACCGCCCGCAAGACCGCCGCCCTGTACGAGGAGATACTGGCGCGGCGTCGTTAGTCCTGCGCCGGCGGCTCGAGGGGCGTGGTGATGAGGGCGCGCCCGATCCAGAAGGCGACGTAAAGGGCCCCGAGAAAGCCGATGACTACGGGCAGGGCCAGCGCCCAGTAGCTCTTGCGGAGCACCCCGAGCAGGAAGACGAGTCCGGCGACGGCGCTGGTGGCGCAAATGGCAAGCCCGTAGACCTGGGAACGCTCCTTATAGTTCTTCCACTCCACGCTGAGCCTCCGCTGTGTTAATTGGGGGTCGGTCTGCTGCTATGAGTGCAGCCGTATTTATATCAACAAGGCACTCTAGGTGTCAACTTGGGGGGGATCGCCTACCTCGAGTCTTATTGACCTAAGGGTCGCCCTTGTGTATTGTGCCGCTGATGGTAGCATCTTCGACTAAATGACATAACTCGTTTACTATTTCCACAAGCTAATGACGCACATCGGCGAGCCTGTTCAGCTCCTCTACGGCGCTTCTCCTATCGAGAGGAAGCTTAGGGCGCGACTTGAGCGAGACCTGAGTTTCGCTGGCCATCGCACCGCATACGCAAGCCACAACACTCACGCCTTTGCCGCCAAGTTCCCTCCCCAGTTGCCGAGGGCGTTCATAGAAGACCTTACCTTGCCTGGAGAGCGGGTGCTTGACCCCATGGCAGGTTCGGGAACGGCGATCGTCGAGGCGGCGCTGTGCGGTCGCGTGGGAATCGGGGCTGATCTGGATCCTTTAGCCACTGCGATATCGGCAGCCAAAACGACTGCGGTCGACTGCGAGGCGGTTGCCTCACTAACCGAGGCCGTGACCGATTATGCCCAGATCCTCGTCGCGAACGGAGGCTCTCGGTACGCCGAAACAGTCCTTTCGTCGCTCGACCCCGAATCCGCCGATTTCGTGCGCTACTGGTTTCTGCCCGACACGATTGCGGAATTGGGGGCGCTCAGAGCCGCTATCATCAGGCTGACATCGCCTCCTTACCGCCGTCTCTTCGATGTCTTGCTCTCCTCGATCATCGTCACGAAAAGCGGCGGCGTTTCTATGGCCCGAGACCTGGCTCACTCAAGGCCGCACAGAGTAGACGGGAAACGTGTCAAGAGCGCTATCCAGTCGTTTGCGGAGAAGGCTGGAAAGCTTCAGGGTATGCTGGGCGAAATCGAATCGTGGCCTGGTACTGCTTACGTCGTTCGCTCCGATTGCAGGCACCTTCCGCTCACGGACAGCAGCATCGATCTGGTAGTGACCTCACCTCCGTACGCCAACGCAATCGACTACGTCCGTGCCCACAAGTTCTCCCTTGTTTGGCTTGGGTACAGAATAGGTACTCTGTCCCGCCTCAGAACGCGGTACATCGGGGCAGAGTTGGGATCGGCTCCAGGTGAGGGTATTCCGAGCACGACGTGCAATTCCATCTTGGCGAATGTTGAGCGCGTGGACAGGCGCCGAGCACGCATCATTGGGCGTTATTTTCGTGATATGCGGGAGACGCTCGGCGAAGTATATCGCGTTCTGCGAGCGGGGCGTGCGGCCATCGTAGTTGTCGGTTCCTCGACCGTACGCGGTATCTGCATTCCCACCGCCTTGATACTAGCCGAGCTGGGGGAGTCCGTTGGCTTGAAGGTCGTAGGCGTCAAGGAACGTTCAATAGACCGGGATCGACGTCTCATGCCGGTGAGCCGCGTGAGCAACAAAGAGGGGATCGAAGCGCGAATGCACGGCGAAGAGGTGGTCGCCTTCGTGAAATCATAAGGTATGCCGACCCGCGACGAGTATAAGCAAGTAGCACTTCGAGTGTTG of Dehalococcoidia bacterium contains these proteins:
- a CDS encoding class I SAM-dependent methyltransferase; the protein is MEKGDRVLDVGCGTGRHTVEICRWECRAVAVDLSVDDLKTAKVFWAYKRESREALGHADFVAADAERLPFKDAAFDKVVCTEVLEHIPDDRAGIAELVRVLKPGALIAVSVPNYIPEVVFWTISWGYWHSPGGHIRIYKPHQMARMLGESGLELYAERLRHAIQAAYWFIRCTFGIDNEDFPITRYFQKFVQWHYRRRVRLLENLEALANPVLGKDRILYARKPPS
- a CDS encoding class I SAM-dependent methyltransferase is translated as MPENRLLDSRLPAKGAHRPEAPTYRYRDGARGAAHPRLLTVDFGLLRLTPGDRVLDVGCGTGRHVVDACRRPCYVVGVDRDPEELLFCKGYLYCLICDGEMRAKANLLVGDGDRLPFADASFDRVICTEVLEHVPDDALVARELARVLRPGGTMAVSVPAYAAETLYWRLLSLRGLSMKEHLRVYSGRRLSALLKSEGLLPYARRSRHSLESLYWLFSFAVGEGASESRIPSAWEHFVERKTREDSQALRFVERIGDRVLPKSFVMYASKPPAGYDASAKESRVVR
- a CDS encoding class I SAM-dependent methyltransferase — translated: MPDNIVTVDLRRHLPLETGDLVLDVGCGPGRHTSEICLWDCRLLGIDVNRQDLRVARYLLAYKRWAHEAVGTGDFVQADAQRLPLKDGLFDKIVCTEVLEHVPDDLAVVRELARVLKPGGLLAVSVPSYWPETVYSALSAAYRPSVGHVRIYRQGVVEKMLREAGLEVYAQRLRHSVQALYYFILCAFGVENESFPITRFFGKLVDLHYGLRARPLERLEAALNLVLGKERVFYGRKPAATPASTTEGDAG
- a CDS encoding glycosyltransferase family 4 protein, with the protein product MRVALIVYQGSMSSGGQGVFAHYLSRELTRLGHEVHVIAGRPFPKVEAGVRFHGLKTYRGWDFWHDAEEYRYRTNPLLFFHPFNFYEFAATRISLGSLLFTFSMRAYLKLHELHQETPFDIVHDNQTLSYGILLMKKKGLPVVASIHHPLTIDRRNRVAQAKGPHVKAQAYLWFPWVMQEFVARRIDRVLTCSHNSAASIQNDLHLPPESLTVIHYGADVDTFRPLEDVEKEPASILFVGDSEDRNKGARYLLEALHPLRHRLPFHLRFLDHRPADQLKLVQALKDRYHLDKNISVLPYVDTQELVRLYCRSQVVACPSLYEGFGLPAVEAMACGVPVVATSAGALSEIIEDGVTGILVPPGDPDALGEALRRLLSDPALCRRMGEAGRQRAVERFTWRLTAQRTAQVYEEVLGRR
- a CDS encoding glycosyltransferase family 4 protein is translated as MRICYLLHQGNMHSGGQGVYLCHVTREMAALGHEAHVIVGPPRPDTAPGVTVDELETFSLFEVAGTLKFVDFFHSRHPREFLRPVNFYELGTTRFGMFSNMSAFSLRAYDRLRRVQPERRFDIVHDVQVLGYGTLLIKLSGMPVVANIHHPLAVDRHNAVMQARTVREKLRWIVFYPFIMQHLVMRRVDKIITGSHNSALSIQKTFSAPASHIEVIHDGVDIDTFRPLEGVEKEPNSILFVGNSEDRNKGARYLLEALHLLSDRPDIRLTFVDNPKGALKMVPTLVRRWGLGTRVTFTGRVPTDELVRLYNRAEILVSPSVYEGFGLPAAEAMACGTPVIATTAGAFPEVVAHDETGWLVPPGDAQALADAIRRMMSDPELRARFGEAGRRRIQERFTWRETARKTAALYEEILARRR
- a CDS encoding DNA methyltransferase, with amino-acid sequence MTHIGEPVQLLYGASPIERKLRARLERDLSFAGHRTAYASHNTHAFAAKFPPQLPRAFIEDLTLPGERVLDPMAGSGTAIVEAALCGRVGIGADLDPLATAISAAKTTAVDCEAVASLTEAVTDYAQILVANGGSRYAETVLSSLDPESADFVRYWFLPDTIAELGALRAAIIRLTSPPYRRLFDVLLSSIIVTKSGGVSMARDLAHSRPHRVDGKRVKSAIQSFAEKAGKLQGMLGEIESWPGTAYVVRSDCRHLPLTDSSIDLVVTSPPYANAIDYVRAHKFSLVWLGYRIGTLSRLRTRYIGAELGSAPGEGIPSTTCNSILANVERVDRRRARIIGRYFRDMRETLGEVYRVLRAGRAAIVVVGSSTVRGICIPTALILAELGESVGLKVVGVKERSIDRDRRLMPVSRVSNKEGIEARMHGEEVVAFVKS